A genomic region of Octopus sinensis linkage group LG2, ASM634580v1, whole genome shotgun sequence contains the following coding sequences:
- the LOC115222358 gene encoding uncharacterized PPE family protein PPE24-like encodes MGEVESERLRISFDMLEITIKSLSNYTLRSYTLPSYTLPSYTLRSYNLRSCSLWSYTLRSHNLRSCTLRSYTLRSHNLRSYTLRSYTLRSYNLRSYTLWSYTLRSYTLQSYTLRSYNLRSYTLRSYILRSYNLQSYTLRSHNLRSYTLRSYTLRSYTLRSYTLRSYNLRSYTLPSYNLPSYTLPSYNLRSYTLRSYNLRSYTLWSYTLRSYTLQSYTLRSYNLRSYNLRSYTLWSYTLRSYTLRSYTLGSYNLRSYTLWSYTLRSYTLQSYTLRSYNLRSYNLRSYTLWSYNLRSYTLWSYTLWSYNLRSYTLWSYTLRSYTLRSYNLRSYTLRSYNLRSYTLRSYTLWSYTLRSYTLWSYTLRSYNLRSYTLRSYTLRSYTLWSYTLRSHTLRSYTLRSYNLRSYTLWSYNLRSYTLQSYTLSLTPYGLTPYGLTPYRLTHYGLTTYSLTPYGLTPYGLTPYRLTHYGLTTYGLTPYGLTLYGLTPYGLTPYGLTTYGLTPYGLTRYGLTPYRLTPYRLTPYRLTPYGLTIYGLTPYGLTPYGLTSYGLTPYCLTTYGLTPYGLTTYGLTPYGLTPYGLTTYGLTPYGPTPYGLTPYGLTPYGLTTYGLTPYGLTPYRLTTYRLTPYRLTIYGLTPYGLTPYGLTSYGLTPYGLTTYSLTPYGLTTYGLTLYGLISLLRHPDICQNKGW; translated from the exons ATGGGGGAGGTGGAGTCAGAACGTCTACGTATCTcatttgacatgctagaaataacaattaaatccCTTTCGAATTACACGTTACGGTCTTACACCTTACCGTCTTACACCTTACCGTCTTACACCTTACGGTCTTACAACTTACGGTCTTGCAGCTTATGGTCTTACACCTTACGGTCTCACAACTTACGGTCTTGCACCTTACGGTCTTACACCTTACGGTCCCACAACTTACGGTCTTACACCTTACGGTCTTACACCTTACGGTCTTACAACTTACGGTCTTACACCTTATGGTCTTACACCTTACGGTCTTACACCTTACAGTCTTACACCTTAAGGTCTTACAACTTACGGTCTTACACCTTACGGTCTTACATCTTACGGTCTTACAACTTACAGTCTTACACCTTACGGTCTCACAACTTACGGTCTTACACCTTACGGTCTTACACCTTACGGTCTTACACCTTACGGTCTTACACCTTACGGTCTTACAACTTACGGTCTTACACCTTACCGTCTTACAACTTACCGTCTTACACCTTACCGTCTTACAATTTACGGTCTTACACCTTACGGTCTTACAACTTACGGTCTTACACCTTATGGTCTTACACCTTACGGTCTTACACCTTACAGTCTTACACCTTAAGGTCTTACAACTTACGGTCTTACAACTTACGGTCTTACACCTTATGGTCTTACACCTTACGGTCTTACACCTTACGGTCTTACACCTTAGGGTCTTACAACTTACGGTCTTACACCTTATGGTCTTACACCTTACGGTCTTACACCTTACAGTCTTACACCTTAAGGTCTTACAACTTACGGTCTTACAACTTACGGTCTTACACCTTATGGTCTTACAACTTACGGTCTTACACCTTATGGTCTTACACCTTATGGTCTTACAACTTACGGTCTTACACCTTATGGTCTTACACCTTAAGGTCTTACACCTTACGGTCTTACAACTTACGGTCTTACACCTTAAGGTCTTACAACTTACGGTCTTACACCTTACGGTCTTACACCTTATGGTCTTACACCTTACGTTCTTACACCTTATGGTCTTACACCTTACGGTCTTACAACTTACGGTCTTACACCTTACGGTCTTACACCTTACGGTCTTACACCTTATGGTCTTACACCTTACGGTCTCACACCTTACGGTCTTACACCTTACGGTCTTACAACTTACGGTCTTACACCTTATGGTCTTACAACTTACGGTCTTACACCTTACAGTCTTACACCTTAAG TCTTACACCTTATGGTCTTACACCTTACGGTCTTACACCTTACCGTCTTACACATTACGGTCTTACAACTTACAGTCTTACACCTTATGGTCTTACACCTTACGGTCTTACACCTTACCGTCTTACACATTACGGTCTTACAACTTACGGTCTTACACCTTATGGTCTTACACTTTACGGTCTTACACCTTATGGTCTTACACCTTACGGTCTTACAACTTACGGTCTTACACCTTATGGTCTTACACGTTACGGTCTTACACCTTACCGTCTTACACCTTACCGTCTTACACCTTACCGTCTTACACCTTACGGTCTTACAATTTACGGTCTTACACCTTATGGTCTTACACCTTACGGTCTTACATCTTATGGTCTTACACCTTATTGTCTTACAACTTACGGTCTTACACCTTACGGTCTTACAACCTACGGTCTTACACCTTATGGTCTTACACCTTACGGTCTTACAACTTACGGTCTTACACCTTACGGTCCTACACCTTACGGTCTTACACCTTATGGTCTTACACCTTACGGTCTTACAACTTACGGTCTTACACCTTATGGTCTTACACCTTACCGTCTTACAACTTACCGTCTTACACCTTACCGTCTTACAATTTACGGTCTTACACCTTATGGTCTTACACCTTACGGTCTTACATCTTATGGTCTTACACCTTACGGTCTTACAACTTACAGTCTTACACCTTACGGTCTTACAACTTACGGTCTTACACTTTACGGTCTTATTTCTTTGTTACGTCATCCAGATATTTGTCAAAACAAGGGATGGTAA